The Channa argus isolate prfri chromosome 13, Channa argus male v1.0, whole genome shotgun sequence DNA window TAAGCACCACCTCAATCCATGTAGCATCTCCTCTTCTCCATTCCCATTCATCAGCTGTCACAGAACTAAAGCCGTTGCCATGGCCACAGGGAACCAAGATTTAATTCCTCAAACTGGTTTCTGATTGGTTTAGGTGTTTGTTTCCAACAAATACAGGGGAAAAGACCGCCAAGCTCCCTCTGCTGGAAGAATAAAGTTTAGAAATACGATATTATTTCAAAAGAAAGAACTTGGATGCTTATTCCAAACACTCCAAATCAACAGAATGACATTTCTGAGTTTAATAGGGGATGGAGGTTGAATACACTGCTTAAATCACTTACATTGTGAATATTACTGTTCTTCCTCATTCCTCATTCCTCAATTTACCCATAATTAGACTCGTGTCTGTGTATCCCTCTGTGGGACTGCAATTTTCTGTCCACAGATTTCCCAGTGGACCCAGAGGAACATGAAGAAGTGTCAGTTCAACCCTTACTGAAAGTGACTCTGGTCTTGGCTTTCCTTGAAGTGCCATGATTCGGGGCCTGCAGTAGTTCAAACAAACTCATAAAATGTCTCATGTAAAGCTGTCAGCCTACATTTTATGTGGGACAGAGAAACCAGAGGCAAAAGAGTGAAAGTGACAGCTGGTACTGTATCTGTGTGAGACTGGGATGATATCGAGCGATCCATCCTCTCCAAACATCTCTGTCAGGAGCTGCTGATGTACAGCCAGTTTTCCCTTTAGTCGTTATCAGGTGTTGACATGAGGTTGAACGAGGGGGAGGATGAGAGAAGAGAGCTTTaccaagagaaaacaaaatgatgatgaGTGTTGAACCATATGCTTGCAGTGATGGAGGATGTCTGGCTTGTAAACCTTATTGCATTTTATCCTGACGCTGCCTCATCTGTGCAATCACTCTCCAACAAAGGGAGCCAAATTAAAGCAATAATGACACTGCTGTCCTACTCCTTCAGAttagattaataataataaattgcacTGTTCAGACAGAGTAACACAATTATTAATATGAGGTTTTAAGAATCACTGCTTTTAGAAATTACAGCTTGGACTCATAATGGGTCAAAGTGGTTAATAAAAAAGTGTAAtgtcattttattacattatatgtATGTAACGTATGTTCAGTGTTTGGTAAAATAAGGGTTAGGATAAATAAAGTCAGGGCAAATCCATGCCCCAAGATTAAAAAGTGTgaattttaaaaccaaataaaaccctgtgaagaaatgtatttaagtcTTCAGCCAAATCTGTTGTTCATTCATagcttgtgcatgtgtgtatgtgtgttcattGATCTGCAAACACTAGCACTGCATTCATATGACTTTGGCTTTAGTAAATTCTGTGATGCAATATTGCCACCTACTGGTTGATGTGTGCTTTTAAATCCCCTGACAGCCAATTTAACTAATGGCATGCTTTGTATAAGAAGCCTACAGGATGATGTTTCTCTTCTActtacagaataaaaatgtgcaaaagtcATTGTTCCCATGATGATTCATGTTCTACCATACCTGCATCCAATGATTTATTACCAAAGGTTTGCctgcaataaaatatttctttaatagtACAGTGGTTACTTGAAcgatttgctttattttgtttgggATTACgctgaaaacacaataacatgtcagatgttattatttgtgtttgtaaccACATTGAATTTCTCCAAAATTCTGACATATGATGGTCTTCTCTTCTTGTACTGGATTTGAGCTCATTCTCCAAATAGAGTTGACAATAAACTGAACTATGAGGCTAGAGGAGAACATTCACCCTCTCTGTGTGAAGCCATTCTGACAGTTATCCAATCAGGTCATGCAGGTAAACAGTCATACAGTTTATTCTGTCAGGGAGTATGGACAATATGAACATTCTAGTAACAAGTATTGTAACTTACAGTGATTCAGAAGTAATTTTGTTATTACATTGTACTGTACACTCATTTTATATACAATGTCCTGTCACACTTCAATTAAAATGACTAATGCGGATAACTTACAATGAAGCGACTGAAGCATCAGTGAAAATTGTACAGTTCTGAACATTTATTATCAGGATGTGACTTTGAAAATGTGGATTGAATTTCTATCCTTTGTCACTTGAGGGTTAAATATCAGTACTGGACAATCTGAATGAAGTAGTGCCTAGAATTTATTACTGCCCAAACTAACGTATTTTACAGGGAAGACTCAAGAAAAGATGCCTCAACAATGATGTGCTGCTGAAACACTAACTCCAATTTGAAGGATTTGAATGTGTTCTGATTTATATTTTGATTGCACAATGTAATGAAATACATGAATTTGTTTTCTATTGCATTGATAACATACGTTTTGTTAGGATGACCATTGATTTACTTCATCTTCCTGGGTTATACATCACATTGCTGAGATTTCTGTCACTGCTGACTGAAAGGTCTTAGGTGACAATGTGTTTAATTAACAACagttacatttctgtattttgctaGTCATGCATATTGAAAAACCACAGTTTAAAaagcaaccaaaaaaataaGATATAGTCCATCCATTTTTAGGGAGTTTTATAAAAGGCGTTTTACATGTTGATTCACTCTGTTCATTTGTTTCCAttcattgtgtctttttattttatttatgtaaagttTGTAATTGCATACACcatgtacaaaaacaataaagaaaattgaCCATTCTAACAAGTAAGTAGAtggatacagaaaaacaaacacgtcttgtataattataattataataataattatacagttttatttaaactaaGGAAAGAAATAGTCCAAATATTATATAGTCATCTGCCATTATAGACACATTATATTTCATAGTGTTTTTAGATACTTTGAATGTGTTTAGGCAGATTAAATTCAATAATCAGAAACTGACTTTGATGCATATTTGCTTACATCTCTTGATTAAAGAGAAATTTTgaaagacagatagatagacagacatgtaaacacaaagaaacagatgGATGGAAGACCAGTAGGTAAGCACAATTGCTGAATGAGAATCAGAAACTAATGTGACAACAGTCACTtgtcaataaaacacacacaatcattaaCTCACGCACACTTTTGTTATAGTAATAAGGCACAAGCAACATTAGATCACGACCCCAAAATAGACACTAGAGTATATATACATTTCTATAAACATCTCTTAAATTGTGTGGAACTGTCAGCCAAATAAATCTGGGGCTTTTCTCAAATGTTTATGAAAGAAAAGTGTGATATATTTGTCATACTTTCATCTTAGATGTCACCGAAGGTTTTGTACATGGTAAAAGTTCATTTAGATCCATATACAATTTTTGATATTTCAAGGTTAATGTGagtgaatatatatatgtgtatgtatatatatatatatatatatatatatatatatatatatatatatatatatatatatatatatatatatatatatatatatatatatatatatatatatatatatatatatatatatatatatatacacacacacacacacagacacacacaatacacaaacactCTAACAGTGTTTGGGGATTGAACATTTAGCCAGTTTTCCATCTCAAACTATGATATAATTACAGAGAGTgagtaaaaaaatgtatgtgtattttttattgtataaaaagTGCCTTGTCATGATGTGTATTCAACATATAGGATAGATACATAAAAATTAATTCCTATAAATACTCTAGGCAACTTAAATAAaagactttaattttttttaatactttaggTGTTGTTAGCGGTGCTAATCTATTATAGAGTGTATTACACCATTAccaaaaaacattgttgatTAAAAAAGGCAGCAAGATTTGAATTAGTGTTTTGTTCCAAAATTCAATGTGAAATGGCAAAGTTATActttaaaagcatgttttctCTGTATCTTACTGATTCAAACAAGTTAAATTTTCATGCCTTTACATCATTTTGGAAAAGGCTTCTTCAATTCTTGCTGTCCGCTTGATCGAAGATCACGCAAATATGCACTGAATCTTTCCAGTGCACTTGAATCTCATAAAACTATAGAAAGACTGGCCTCTGACCCTTGGACCTCCCTTGTACATATATAAGAGCTCTTTTCTTTGAAACAGTCATAAAGTCAtgatacaaaaaagaaaaaaaggaaagaaaatgcgGCCCCATGGAAGGCCAACTGAATTTCATTCATTAGAAAACCTGCAGCCTAATTAGATTCAGTGGTTTCCTGCCCTCATTATTTTCTCTCCCCAGTTTAATATAGAACTTCTGtcctaaataaaaatatattaacagtcgagtggattattaaatattaacagaGCAATGCATCTGTACATGGCTGTCTCTTTCAGTATGGCAAACATGAATCACGCCTGTATAATTATGATACCTGTAATAAAGAATACTGGCCTGGACAGGGGGGCTTTCATGACTGTACAATAAGGATTGTGTCTCAATGTCATACTCTTTTGAGACAGGTGAGTATGAAACCTACAGAGAAAGTTGTGTTGTCTCCCTTATCTTCAGTCATCCACCACAGTTTAAACCAAGAACAGGAATGATGGGGACAAAAGTGAACGTGTGCAGCTCTTATTATTCATTGTGAACAGATGGCACTAATTGTTTGCTCTCTTATCTTGATGCTCACACAAAAGGGACTCCTCTAAGCAGCAAAAGGACAGCCAGTCTTCAAGGTGTAGCAATGTCTGATCTACACCCTGCACCCTGCACCATTAATGAATACATGTTTTCCCTGGTTGAttatgctgcagaaaaaaaactgctgccaTGGTTACTGAcagcttctctcctctctctccatctccatctcctttCGCATCTATGCCTAATGATAGCAGTAACATGCAGTCATGAAGCCTGACAGGTagggtttttaaaaattacgGTTTCATAGTATCATGCAAGGCTGTCTCCAGTGTGCTGATGCTGAGTGGTAGGGGTGCTATTTTGAGTTTGAATGCTGCTGGGACTGTGTACCCTTTGTGTGCACTGTGCCTACAATGCAGCCCAATCAGGAGTTGATTGTGTTGGAAGTGCTTGTGATATAAACTCATGCAGTTCAAGCTGAGGTTAAGGGTCTGAGTCCAACTGCGACTGCTAATAAAATCTTCATCTTTGTCTGCAACCCTGGCAGTGTAACTTTTTTGGCCTGGGGAAATGTCTTCTGATGCTTGAATAAAAAGAGGATGCCCTTACATTCCACAGTCTTTTCTCCCTGCTtttgaaattgaatttcaaGGCTAACATTATTATGAACATCCTAGTTGATTCACTATGTTCATTCTATGGAAACATGATTTTCCATTTGTGTAGGACACATACAATCTAAAATCACCTAGCCCTatgtttctggctgctcttgaGGGAGGCAAAATAAGAGATGTAATGTAACCTGTTACAGTTCAGATAATTGACCACTAGGGACAGTACTAGACAGTACTAGATGTCCGAATCTGTAGTCGAACAAGGGGCTCTGTGATGGACAGAACAAAGAGCACTGGTCATGTCAACTAAAAAAGAAGCAACCAGATGCGGGGAAACTGGATGATACAGCATGAGCGAGGGCAACACAGGCTGGGAGAGCAAATGAGCCACAAAGTTATGTAGCAGTCAGGAAGCCAGAAATTCATCTAATTCTTCATCAGTCTTATAGTGATCGCCCTGGTTACTAGACATGtaaattggaataaaaaaatctactacctgctgtgctgctgtgctTGCACGTGATTCATTTGACTAACAGTCACCGTGGATACTGCACAGTGATGCCCTTCACTCTGCCTTTGTCCCTTTGAACTctaagtaataaataaaaaggctaAAAAGCCAGTGTGACACACTCAAGTCTGTTTTCAAGAACTGCAGCCTACAGGTATTTTCTTTAGGTCATGTATAAATTGCCACATAATGTTTGATGTTGGGATTGGATGAACACATGCAACTTTAAAGCTACTGACTCATGTTGCTGAAACTTTATCAAGCCTGATGAATAGGCAGACAAAGCTGAGTACATGTGACAATGCCTTCTATTTATAGTCCACCCTTCAATATGTTAAGCTCAGTGTGAGTCTGTCTAACTTATAATTAACACCTACCAAAAACATAGGCTATCATAACATTATTGCTATGGTTTTGTTGAAAACCGATTTGAAGCCAGAGTTGACTTGTGCTGAACACTATTAAAACTTTGGGAACCGGCAGGTTTGTACCTCAAATGATACAAATGGAAATTGTGAGATTTACAATGCTCTAGACTAACTTACTGTAGGTGGAATTGCAATTGTAATTATAATCCTTAATAATTCTCCAGGAATGGCCCTGCACTTGTTGTTCAAATtagataattttatttattaaaatgtggaTTCTATACTAGTACTGCCGTGTTTAGGTCCTCACATTATTTCTGGTGCCAGAAGTTTATTCCGGTGTAATTTCTTCTGGAGAAAGTAATGTTCTCTAAAAAAATGATGACTATGGTGTTGTTCTGAGACAGGATTTGGATTCCCACTGTGGCAAACCATGCTAGAAATGTATGGAGCTCTAttattttaaagtgattttgaTAAAAGAGTCCACCAAATGGCAGGTGTTATATGTGAATAGAGATCAACTTTTGTCCAGAGCAGTGAAAAGTGACGTGTCTGGCTCTATTTTCCAGCTGGGCACTAGTCTGCAGCCTGAGCTTAATGAAGGTTTGGCTTCTAAGATTTAGGCTTAACATTCAAGTCAGCTGTGACCTCAAAGGTCATAtgctgaaaagaccttttgactTCTTGCTCTCACTCTAATTTCCAcctacagagagagaaagacaaaagcacTTCACCTGGTTTGTCCCCTAGAAGTTTTTCTGTGCTCTTAACTAAGAAGTAGAATGGAAAACCACTGTGTCCATTATTACTCAATCAATGGTAAAAAATATACTTAACAGAATGCATTTCCCCTAATTTGTAGAATATTTCACATTAATATAACGATTAGGATCTGATACACTGATACTGTCTATTATATATCTGCTGATACTGTGAAGACTTTGAATCAGTGTGAGGAGCTAGTAATTAAacattcactgaacctcctcTAGCTGACCCCTGACCTATCTGTCAATGGAGGATGAACAAAAAGCAAGAGACTGTCCTCTTGTGCAATACAACAGAGTAGGTTGTTGGTGCATAACAGATGTGTATTACAATTTAAAGACATCAAACAGCTGTTGTGACATAAGACTgaaatgtagtgttttgtttcGCTAACATTTGTCAGGAGCCAGGTTGGGGGTGGAGGGGTCGGGGTGTCACAAGATGTAGGACTTTTACACAGGAAACAGAGTTTGGGTCCAGTGTGAAACTGCTATTGCTATTGTTTGTTGTCGCAACCAGTCATGTGACGTGACATAAAGGAAGTACTGATTTTCAAGGCAAACTGCAACTTTGTTACTAATGCCTACATCTTTAATTTGTGCCTAACCCGAAGTAACCCTGAAGATTTTGTGCCTAAAATCTAACCCTAATGAAATTGCTGCATTTGCACATGTTCTTGAGTGTTTAGAGCAAAAAGTGAGTGTGAAAGTGGTTGATATTCTGACTCCACTGTATGCAACAGTATCCACTATTTTGTTGCGTGATGAGAAAAGGGTTGCAATGTTGAAAGGCGTCTGCTTCAGTATGTGGCAGtgttatttcagctttttatttggTTATATGAAACAGCCTATAGAGGTATAAAAGTTGGAGGTTGGAAAGAACATGCCACATTGCAGGTCAATACCCTATTGAAAAAATCTGGCCTGTATGCATATATGATGGAAACCTCATTATTGCACTTGAACCCCAGCATACTGCAGCTTAGTCTTTACTACTTTTGAGTTTCACTTTAGTGAGGTCTAATGGAGGTGAGGTAACAATAATTAGCCTACAGGCCAAAAAAATAGGACACATCCCTGATAGTAGCTTTTGTAGTTAAACGGATCTCTGCTGAGTAGAAGTTTCTGACTCGataattaaattgaaattgtgGGATGACTGATTCACAGCTGAACCTGTTCTACATTTCTACATTATTTGCCCAGAGGATAGTTAGTAAATTATTTGTCTCACTAGTGCAATAGTATTGTTATGCCTGCAGACCAGTGGAATGTGAGCAGGCTTCTTGGGGTTGAGGTTGGCAGGTGCCTAGGAGCTCTGATTGGGTTGTCTATGAGGCTTGCGTTTGCGCCGATGTCGCGGCTGGAAGGCGCTCTGTGATCCAGCTGGTAACCTCCTTTAGCACTGACTCAGCCATCTCTGGGAGCTCATGGTGAAGGGCATGGTAACCTCCCTCAAAGAGCTGCAATGACATTTAGAGATAAGATTTACGCAAGTGTACTCTCAGTCCACGAAGTCAGGTTGAGGCAATACACAGGTGCTTTTCTGTGCTTAACAGACGTCACGactttttgctgtgtttgagaAATCCCAGACATTTGCTTGGCCAATCATGCCTTTCATAAGATGTGGTACAGCAGTTGCTATACCTCATGAACACCACTTGCATCTGGCACGTGAAACTCACAGAAGAAAACCATGCATAAAGAAACGTGGTTTCCCACCTCTTTTCCCCCATGTGGCAAACCATGtgataatgtgaacatgtgtgtgtgtgtgtgtgtgtgtgtgtgtgtgtgtgtgtgtgtgtgtgtgtgtgtgtgaacttcCTTCTTTTCAACACACATCCTTCTACATCTGTCTGTCAGTTAATGCACCCTGCTGGATTCAGTTAGGTCTGTACAATCTGGCAAAGCAAAAGTTATAGCTGAAGGGTTAATTTCTATAATGCAGTTTTCAGTGATTGATTGTTTTTCAGTATGTGCAAACATCTTTAACTTCAAACTGCTTATAATAGTGGCTGACCTACTTTAGACTGCTTGGTTTTCTAGTTTCTTTATTAGTCAGCCACAACCTTACATTTTGACCTATAAATTTAGCAATATCCACCAACAACATAATTTATACCAGAAGGCAGAGGTGTGGCACCTTGTTTCGCAGTGTTTTGGTATCATGTAcaacaaatgaaagaacaaaagaaacaatatcaACAAAAATGAAGTGTGTTTGTTCTCAAAAGagataaaagggaaaaaagaccAAATTACTATGAACATCTCATACCAACCGATATTTTCTTGTCAAAGCTCGGAGCATTCTTGTACATCATCTTAGAGCCTCTGATGTCGCACAGCTTGTCAGCCTCACCGTGCAGGATCAGGAAGGGCCAGCAGATGGATGGTATCGCCCTTTCTATGCGAGCTGCAGCCTCCATCAACTGCATGCCGAACGACACCCGGATCCCGCCATGATAGATTAACTTATCAGCATTATACGCCTCCACCTGCcaggagacaaagagacaaagaaattaTGGTACTGCACTGTATACACAGGATATCATGTTGCTCttcaatttcatttcaaaaacatcatcccaacttctttCTATAAAATCAagacttttgtttaaaatggtcTAAGTATTCAATATTTATGCCgtgaatatattttgtatttattttgtatttaaattgtttatttcttctctttgttcctTTAACGTAACCATAGCAACTAGTTTTTTGTAaagcatttagaaaatgttaaggCCTGCATGCATTTTTGCATCTATATTTAACAAGCACAATAGAATTTGTAGTTGGATACAAACATGGAAGAAGAAGTGGTTCCATCACAAAAAAGAGGGTGTTTAGAATGTGAAGAATCCTGATATAACCACAAGAGCTGTCAGGCAGAGGTAAAGATGGTAACTAAATGGGTGGAGGGCTATTACggaaaaagacataaaagtgagcgagagaaacagaaagatcTAGGAGACGGATGCAGGCAGTTTAGTTTAAGTCAGAACTGAAAAGCAGAGCGAACACCTTGGTCCTTTGACATTAAACATGAATTGTTTCAAATTCCTTATTCACTTTCATTTAAGTcgcacacccacccacccacccagtTCTATTCGTGCTAGTGTAAACATAGCTGATGGCCCACTTCAAAAGAAGCAGCTTTTCACAAGAGCAACTGCTTTGCATAATGAATGTCTGTAAGTTGAGCAGTGACACAAAAAGCTCTGTCTCAAGGGTGAAAGATTTCCTTCCTGATTGAGATAATGTTATATCACAAGAAGgagtaaaaaaaactcaaattacacgttaaaatttgtatttcaaCTGGTATCtataagagtttttaaaatatttagttctATTGACCTCACATTATCATTGTTTGCTGGATTCTATTTCACTGTGGAAAGGAAATGGTAGTACACTAGTCTGAATGGTAAAGGTTTGAGTATTTTTATCCATCCAGTCATTATCTGTGACCAATTATCCTGTTTAGGATCGTGGGGGGCTTGAGCCTACCCTGGCTGTCAAAGGCCAAGATGTGGGTTACAacttggacaggtctccagtctgtttcagcaccaacacaaagagatttacacagacagataactattcacattcacaccagttTACCTGTAAATAAATTGACAGTTCAAGTGCATGGCCCAAATTATTCATGCGTCATCTTTCTCTTTATCTATGTATACATTATTTACATAGCTATTATTTACATAGACAAAGAGACTAACAAATTATGGTACTGCACTGTATACACAGGATATCATGTTGCTCTTCAATTTCATTTCAcaaacatcatcccaacttctttCTATAAAATCAagacttttgtttaaaatggtcTAAGTATTCAATATTTATGCtgtgaatatattttgtatttattttttatttaaattgtttatttcttcTCCTTGTTCCTTTAACGTAACCATAGCAACtagttttttgtaaaacatttagaaaatgttaaggCCTGCATGCATTTTTGCATCTATATTTAACAAGTACAATAGATTTTGTAGTTGGATACAAACATGGAAGAAGAAGTGGTTCCATCAGAAAAAACAGGGCCACAAGAGCTGTCAGGCAGAGGTAAAGATGGTAACTAAATGGGTGGAGGGCTATTAtggaaaaagacataaaagtgagcgagagaaacagaaagataaATGAGACTTATGCAGGCAGTTTAGTTTAAGTCAGAACTGAAAAGCAGAGCGAACACCTTGGTCCTTTGACATTAAACATGAATTGTTTCAAATTCCTTATTCACTTTCATATGCTATCTACAGAATGTATATGGAGATTCTCAGTTATCCAGGTCAAGGTTATTCTaaaggtgctgttcagtggcaactgcaCTTTCTTTAAGTTTCAGTTCTCATACAAAACACATCTTTAGTTCAGCAACATTTTGTGAATCTAATGTGTCTATGAGTGTACCTGGGAGAAGTGAGGACACTACTTCCTCCAACAGACTATAGGAAGCAGAAGTAGAAGAGTATCTATTTTTACAACAGAATCTTTCTGAAAGGCCAACTTCAGTGTGTCAATACTTACAGACCGCAAAAAAACCCACgccacacaaacatgcacagacaatGGTGTGCAGACATATAGGCATCATTCTATGATTGAGTTTAAGTTTatagatgcaaacacacacacacacacgctacaatttaattttgttcCTTTCTACATATAATCTGTGTAATTATACATCTGTGTAAATCTCACACAGATGCaatatacaaacacagaaatgtggTCAGGGATTTGAAATATCTTTCTTGCGATGAGACTTTCTAGAAATGTTTTGAACTGTATTTTCCTCTACACCCATACCTGGTTTTTCACACAGATCACAGATAACAATACAgccacaaaaccaaaacacacagcaagcAACATGTGTCTCTCACCTGTTTCTTGTCCCGTGAGATCCATCTGGAGTCAATGGAACCCAGACTGAGACTGGGTAGCATGCGGTTCAGGACCTTTGCcagaaaaacctgaaaacaatgaaaaacaaagccaCTAAGAATAAGTAACACAtgttcataaaaatatatttttttttctctccattgtgCCTATGCATTTCTGGTTGTTTACCTAAAATGTATGATTCACCTGTATACAATCAGTTTACAGCCACTGTATGTTTATGCAAGTGCAGGAATTAATAACACAACTCATATTGTTAGAAGTATCTACATCAAGATTTTGACACTAGTGTTTTCACCGTCTGACCTGGACAAATGGATGCACTTGTGTCTGCAAATCAGTAAGAGCCAACTAATGCTGCTCAAGTGGTACTTCAACTGATTCTTGCCCTTGAAATCCAAAAAATCCCAGTATTGCAGTCATTACCTACAGCAGGCCTGAGTGGAGTAAGATGACTGAGTCCCGGTAATTAGGAAGGAGgcaagagagagaatgagagtaGGAGTGACTCTGTAGTACCTTGAATGGTGTTGCTGAGTCTGGGTTCATCTGGACCATCGGAGCTATCAGAACCACTCCAGCAAAATCACTGGGACTTTCGCAGGCAGTCAAAATGGAGATTGCACCACCCTGAGGCAGAATAAAAGCATAGAGTTAAATTGAtgagtctttattttttcaaataaggTAATTTATGAAATCAATCTGGCAAGAGAGTTAAATAGTGATGCTGCTTCAAAGGCCACAGAGCCTCTAATATAGACAGGTTGTATTAGCATGTGATGCACAggccttctctgattggctAGAAGGGCAAAGCACAGTCCAAAGCCTTTAGAAGTGGATATCTGTGACACTGAATAGTCAGTGTCACGTGAGACTTTGACAGCCCATAGCCACAGTAAGATAGGATATGGAGCATATCTTAGCCAAAAATACTAACATTGCACACATTACACAGTTACATAGCTTTAAAATGgatggagggttttttttgccAACAATGAACACGTTAACAATTCATAGTTCCAGCTACTAAGTCTACGAAACACACAgaattattaatacattaaaaattaatCCTGATAAAAAAAGTTAGTAGTTTATGCTTAAATTGGTTAATTTATTCAGATTACGATCCAACcagatgtaaaagaaaagacagatttCAAATGAGGACAACAGTGGAATTGGTTTTGACTTTAGACATGCTAAGAAGGTTATCTTGTAAATATtccagtggaaaaaaacaacaacaaaagtaataaaCAAGCTGTcgaaaaagtttttaaaaa harbors:
- the mgll gene encoding monoglyceride lipase isoform X1 — encoded protein: MNTVTAITCLLVAGFSCYLCGSDVLLSLLRVSVADLSMPEPGAAPPRSPQGVLYSDLPHIVNADGLHLFCRYWEPTGPPRALVFVAHGAGEHSGPYDEIAQRLKEQSLLVFAHDHVGHGQSEGDRMNIKDFQIYIRDSLQHIDLMKSRHPDVPTFIVGHSMGGAISILTACESPSDFAGVVLIAPMVQMNPDSATPFKVFLAKVLNRMLPSLSLGSIDSRWISRDKKQVEAYNADKLIYHGGIRVSFGMQLMEAAARIERAIPSICWPFLILHGEADKLCDIRGSKMMYKNAPSFDKKISLFEGGYHALHHELPEMAESVLKEVTSWITERLPAATSAQTQAS
- the mgll gene encoding monoglyceride lipase isoform X2, which translates into the protein MPEPGAAPPRSPQGVLYSDLPHIVNADGLHLFCRYWEPTGPPRALVFVAHGAGEHSGPYDEIAQRLKEQSLLVFAHDHVGHGQSEGDRMNIKDFQIYIRDSLQHIDLMKSRHPDVPTFIVGHSMGGAISILTACESPSDFAGVVLIAPMVQMNPDSATPFKVFLAKVLNRMLPSLSLGSIDSRWISRDKKQVEAYNADKLIYHGGIRVSFGMQLMEAAARIERAIPSICWPFLILHGEADKLCDIRGSKMMYKNAPSFDKKISLFEGGYHALHHELPEMAESVLKEVTSWITERLPAATSAQTQAS